From a single Lolium rigidum isolate FL_2022 chromosome 7, APGP_CSIRO_Lrig_0.1, whole genome shotgun sequence genomic region:
- the LOC124671546 gene encoding uncharacterized protein At1g65710-like: MGLCLSKKQHRRQEEQPPNAAKKNSGGSKRVTGKDGAALVLETKKAPQPQPKPAPSRKAAPPRAEEPAADKRTVFVVKAAAAAAAAEVAAESDGANSRRAPAEEAKPAVVVSRVPVRTSSCTKEEVDAILIQCGRLSRSSSASGKTTASGESGGGGGHQRRYSGSKRSYDFDRDRRGGGADDELDWERHGGASRPSPRRRTPERKRSASHDGRGAAGSGSRRVSRSPGRRGDGPPTAAATSVGAARQPGKMVSVPAREKGRAPSPGKAGPEKGRAPSPVKSAASAKRYASPTLRSNSPARAAAAANENAALQATHGPSLSRSSSRKADHSPYRRNPMSELDENALVSNNNHTANHGNKSQKKPIESVAAVSHKLGIAKDRPEIVEEAVASDTKAPSSRMNATHTMSIVAESVVNPRDGPGGRSWRRSSRDFDLEGAMASDNRGPSSRINATHSVNIVAESVANPKAGPVGRSSRRSSRDFDHNGINSVAFLNEAMASEAKAPSSRMNATHTVSIVAETVANPKTGRSSRRSSRDFDHNGNSYASLLLEDIQSYHQQNTSDTTAAVAPAFSLPACVSKACSILEAVADLNSSPSENRSFELERSADDKGSVNVVVKDDLMEPSLHKYVSVRDIRGEIEPLESAGSNSFAGNPWTCSWEPNSVDSTARTWTSSQSNGDDDDVEQHNSGAASALDQSWQSKQQTGGQPQVGSGRYAQVGVSAHAGGGSVLSTRSDVRTISASSSIV; this comes from the exons ATGGGTCTCTGCCTCAGCAAGAAGCAGCACAGGCGACAGGAAGAGCAGCCGCCCAATGCGGCCAAGAAGAACAGTGGGGGCAGCAAGCGGGTCACCGGCAAGGACGGCGCCGCGCTAGTCCTGGAGACCAAGAAggcgccgcagccgcagccgaagCCGGCGCCGTCCAGGAAGGCTGCGCCACCGAGGGCGGAGGAGCCAGCGGCGGACAAGCGCACGGTCTTCGTCGTCaaggccgcggccgccgccgcggctgccGAGGTGGCCGCGGAGAGCGATGGGGCGAACTCGAGGAGggcaccggcggaggaggcgaaGCCGGCGGTTGTCGTGAGCAGAGTGCCGGTGCGGACCTCGAGCTGCaccaaggaggaggtggacgcGATACTCATCCAGTGCGGCCGCCTCAGCCGGAGCTCCTCGGCGTCCGGGAAGACCACCGCGTCGggcgagagcggcggcggcggcgggcaccagCGGAGGTACTCCGGATCCAAGAGGAGCTACGACTTCGaccgggacaggagaggcgggggCGCCGACGACGAGCTCGACTGGGAGAGGCACGGCGGCGCGTCGAGGCCCTCGCCGCGCCGGAGGACGCCCGAGCGTAAGCGGTCGGCCAGCCACGACGGTCGCGGCGCTGCCGGAAGCGGGAGCAGGCGGGTGAGCCGGTCGCCGGGCCGGCGTGGCGACGGCCCGcccacggcggcggcgacctccgtCGGGGCTGCGAGACAGCCCGGGAAGATGGTCTCCGTCCCtgctcgggagaaagggcgtgcgCCGTCGCCGGGGAAGGCTGGGCCGGAGAAAGGGCGCGCGCCTTCGCCGGTGAAGTCTGCGGCGTCGGCGAAGAGGTACGCGTCGCCAACTCTGAGGTCCAACTCCCCGGCGAGGGCCGCGGCCGCCGCGAACGAGAACGCCGCGTTGCAAGCGACGCACGGGCCGTCGCTGAGCCGGAGCTCGTCGAGGAAGGCCGATCACTCGCCGTACCGTCGAAACCCCATGTCCGAGCTCGACGAGAACGCTCTGGTCAGCAACAACAACCACACCGCCAACCACGGCAACAAATCACAAAAG AAACCCATTGAGAGCGTCGCCGCCGTGTCGCACAAGTTGGGGATTGCGAAGGACAGGCCGGAGATCGTGGAGGAGGCCGTGGCGTCGGACACGAAGGCACCTTCATCGAGGATGAACGCGACGCACACGATGAGCATCGTGGCCGAGAGCGTCGTCAACCCGAGGGACGGCCCGGGTGGGCGGTCGTGGAGGCGGTCCTCGCGCGACTTCGACCTGGAGGGCGCCATGGCGTCGGACAACAGAGGGCCGTCTTCCAGGATCAACGCCACGCACTCGGTGAACATCGTGGCCGAGAGCGTCGCCAACCCAAAGGCAGGGCCGGTGGGCCGGTCGTCGAGGCGGTCGTCTCGCGACTTCGACCACAACGGTATCAACTCTGTCGCCTTCCTGAATGAGGCCATGGCGTCAGAAGCCAAGGCGCCGTCGTCCAGGATGAACGCGACGCACACGGTGAGCATCGTGGCCGAGACCGTCGCCAACCCGAAGACAGGCCGGTCGTCCAGGCGCTCCTCTCGCGACTTCGACCACAACGGCAACTCTTACGCCTCGCTgctcctcgaggacatccagaGCTATCACCAGCAGAACACCAGCGACACCACCGCCGCGGTGGCGCCGGCTTTCTCGCTCCCGGCGTGCGTGTCCAAAGCTTGCTCCATTCTTGAAGCGGTCGCCGACCTCAACTCCTCGCCGTCGGAAAACAGGAGCTTCGAGCTGGAACGGTCGGCCGATGACAAGGGGTCGGTCAAT GTCGTTGTCAAGGACGACCTGATGGAGCCGAGCCTGCACAAGTACGTGTCCGTCCGGGACATCCGTGGCGAGATCGAGCCACTGGAGTCCGCCGGGAGCAACAGCTTCGCTGGCAACCCGTGGACGTGCTCGTGGGAGCCCAACTCCGTCGATTCCACCGCCAGGACGTGGACTTCCTCGCAGTCCAATGGCGACGACGATGATGTCGAGCAGCACAACAGCGGCGCGGCCAGTGCACTGGACCAGTCTTGGCAGAGCAAGCAGCAGACCGGTGGTCAGCCGCAGGTGGGTTCTGGCAGATATGCTCAGGTCGGAGTCAGTGCCcatgccggcggcggcagcgtcttgaGCACACGATCAGATGTTCGTACTATCTCAGCCAGCTCATCTATTGTTTAG